The region ATAGTGGAATGTCAgtcaaattacagatattctaccttTATTTGGCATGAATTGCACCATTTTTTatctctgtttgtttgtttttcttttgttttttgcaaagatgcaataaatgtactttttttttccttccttcgTTAATATGAGATAACCCTTTGCTTTCTCTTTTTTGTTTCAGAAATGTGAATATTTCCGAAGGCGATGGCATAATTCCTTACTGGAATTCTGAGAGCGTTATCGTGTTTACGCAGTATATGTCTGTGGTATGGTACAGTGTGATTTTAGTGTTGGGGATGATAGGAAATGGCCTAGTCATCTGGATTGCTGGATTTAAGATGAAGACGGTCAATGCAACGTGGTTCCTGAACTTGGCCATCGCTGACTTTGTCACATCGATTTCTCTCCCCTTGCGGATAGCTGAGTGGGTTCTTTATTTCAGGATCCCTTATGATCACTTCCTCTGTAAGAGCGGAATAACAACTCTTTTCATAAACATGCTAAGCAGCGTCTGCTTCATGACTGTCATCAGTGTCGATCGATGTGTCTCCATTTATTGTCCCGTGTGGATGAAGATCCACAGAACCCGCAAGAAAGCTGCCATTGTTTGTGCCCTAACGTGGGGGTTCAGCCTGCTCGCTAGCACGCCCCACATTTTCTACAACCACGTCCTTGAAGATGTTTCTGAATGTTATCCTAAATACGTTCATTTCTATGAATATACAGAAAGGAAGCATAGGAGGGCCATGTTCATCATAAGAAACATCTGCATGTTCTCCGTCCCTTTCACAGTCATTTCAGTATCATATATTCTGATATTCATCAAGGTCAGATCAGTGAGGAAGTGGAAGAGATCGCGGAGACCTTCTCATATCATCACTGCCGTGGTAGTCAGCTTCTTCATCTGCTGGTTCCCTTACAACACTTGGCCATTAATAAATGTGGATGAAGGATATTGGAAAGTTGATATGATTGTCACTGAAATTTCTGCCTGCATGGCGTACTTCAGCAGCTGTATCAACCCTATCATCTACGTTTTCATCTGCCGGGACTTCAAGAGGAATTTTATCAAGTCCTTACTGGTCATATTTGAAAGGGCTTTTAGTGAACGTTCTGACTGTGAGTGTCAAGAGCTGGCGACCACCACCTGTACAAACGTGAGACTCAACACGTCTCTGCTGTAAGAACTACAGTTTCCAAGGTGtgctatttaaaggacacctgaactaagagacatatggaggctgccatttttatttccttttaaccaactggtattgtttgaaaggaaataaatatggcagccaccatatccttctcacttgggGTGTGCTTTAAGAGACAGCTACATGAAGTTTATTGGACTGAACTTGGGATAAGAAGAACGGTTGTAATTCATACCGTATAACATTTTCTTTCCTTCATTAGTTAATAGTTGCATTGCTGTTCGGAAATATATAGGATTTCACAAATGCATTAATGAATAAGCATGATGAAATGCCGTCGAGGTCCAAGCTGGTCTGCAAGCTTCAACAGGAATAAAAAGAATATATTCTGCATTTAATATATAATCATTGTTTTTTACACAAAAGCCCAGTAAGAGGTTAGCTGAAGTCATTCCGTGACACAGGGGGACTCATCTACTACAGTTTATGAAGGATAGATATTATGGCAAAATATAACTGATACTTCAGATCTGTCATTTAAAAAAGGTCTATTAAAAGGCACCTTCACCTGTATCATATCAGACCATAGTATTGCTTGCTAAATATGTATTTATCCTTATTTTATTGTATAATAAATAATTTTATACATGTGGTTCCCCGGCTTAGTCACTAGGTGCTAAAAGAGCCCGAATCCCAATACTAGCATGGCAGATGGAGCCAACCATGTGACACAACCCAAGTCACACATTGGCTGGAGCCAATCATGTGACACAACCCAAGCCACGCATTGGCTGGAGCCAACCATGTGACACAACCCAAGCCGCGCATTGGCTGGTGCGAACCATGTGACACAACCCAAGCCACACATTGGCTGGAGCCAACCATGTGACACAACCCAAGCTGCGCATTGGCTGGTGCGAACCATGTGACACAACTCAAGCCGCGCATTGGCTGGAGCCAATCATGTGACACAACCCAAACCACGCATTGGCTGGAGTCAATCATGTGACACAACCCGAGCCACGCATTGGCTGGAGCCAATCATGTGACACAACCTGAGCCACGCATTGGCTGGAGTCAACCATGTGACACAACCCAAGCTACACATTGGCTGGAGCCAACCATGTGACACAACCCAAGCTACACATTGGCTGGAGCCAACCATGTGACACAACCCAAGCTACACATTGGCTGGAGCCAACCATGTGACACAACCCAAGCTACACATTGGCTGGAGCCAACCATGTGACACAACCCAAGCCGCGCATTGGCTGGAGCCAACCATGTGACACAACCCAAGCCGCGCATTGCCTGGAGCCAACCATGTGACACAACCCAAGCCACACATTGGCTGGAGCCAACCATGTGACACAACCCAAGCCACGCATTGGCTGGAGCCAACCATGTGACACAACCCAAGCCACGCATTGGCTGGAGCCAATCATGTGACACAACCCAAGCCACGCATTGGCTGGAGCCAACCATGTGACACAACCCAAGCTACGCATTGGCTGGAGCCAACCATGTGACACAACCCAAGCCACACATTGGCTGGAGCCAACCATGTGACACAACCCAAGCCGCGCATTGGCTGGAGCCAACCATGTGACACAACCCAAGCCACACATTGGCTGGAGCCAACCATGTGACACAACCCAAGCCACGCATTGGCTGGAGCCAACCATGTGACACAACCCAAGCCACGCATTGGCTGGAGCCAACCATGTGACACAACCCAAGCCGCGCATTGGCTGGAGCCAACCATGTGACACAACCCAAGCCGCGCATTGGCTGGAGCCAACCATGTGACACAACCCAAGCCACACATTGGCTGGAGCCAACCATGTGACACAACCCAAGCCACGCATTGGCTGGAGCCAACCATGTGACACAACCCAAGCCACGCATTGGCTGGAGCCAACCATGTGACACAACCCAAGCCGCGCATTGGCTGGAGCCAACCATGTGACACAACCCAAGCCGCGCATTGGCTGGAGCCAACCATGTGACACAACCCAAGCCGCGCATTGGCTGGAGCCAACCATGTGACACAACCCAAGCCGCGCATTGGCTGGAGCCAACCATGTGACACAACCCAAGCCGCGCATTGGCTGGAGCCAACCATGTGACACAACCCAAGCCGCGCATTGGCTGGAGCCAACCATGTGACACAACCCAAGCCGCGCATTGGCTGGAGCCAACCATGTGACACAACCCAAGCCGCGCATTGGCTGGAGCCAACCATGTGACACAACCCAAGCCGCGCATTGGCTGGAGCCAACCATGTGACACAACCCAAGCCGCGCATTGGCTGGAGCCAACCATGTGACACAACCCAAGCCGCGCATTGGCTGGAGCCAACCATGTGACACAACCCAAGCCACGCATTGGCTGGAGCCAATCATGTGACACAACCTGAGTCACGCATTGGCTGGAGCCAATCATGTGACACAACCCAAACTACACATTGGCTGGAGCCAACCATGTGACACAACCCAAGCTACACATTGGCTGGAGCCAACCATGTGACACAACCCAAGCCACGCATTGGCTGGAGCCAATCATGTGACACAACCTGAGTCACGCATTGGCTGGAGCCAACCATGTGACACAACCCAAGCCACGCATTGGCTGGAGCCAATCATGTGACACAACCTGAGTCACGCATTGGCTGGAGCCAACCATGTGACACAACCCAAACCACGTATTGGCTGGAGCCAATCCAAACCATCTTGCATCAAGGTTCCTATAACTCAAACAAGGCTCCACATAGCGCAATTCCATTTTCTATTGGTAAAAATGGTATTAAACCAGTGCAGTCACAATTTCCAGAGCATATATATTTGCCTTAGGgaccaagctttttttttttttaaatatgcataatttaaccatttaatggcaatgatacatattaaaacgtcatgctttagcctattaacggcaacatgacattttaatacgtcgcgcgttctCACCTCCGCATGTgtccgcgccgctaccgccgccgtttccATCGGGTTCCCGTGctaagtgattggggaagaggaccgagctgtcctctacccaatcgcactgcctggagtgaatggacgcgaccgcgaagctgatttttttttttacaagtgtttttttcaccttttttttgaggggggggggggtggaagtgtaatttattaattttattaatattgtgtatatacatataatgggcttgattcacaaaagggtggtaactgttagcacggccattttcgtgtgatttttcgcattgcgcgcgatcgcgaattttcacgcgaaacgataacggttttcgTGCGTTAAAATGAATTTTTgcacgaaaacgatatcgattttgcaTGAAAAGTCGTGTTTGCAcacaaaaacgttatcgtttcgggcgaaaattcacgatcacgcgcaatgagaaaattcactcgaaaatggccgtgctaacagcactcttttgtgaatcaggcccaatgtatgtgcctgtatgtgtaatatactttttggccacaagatggcactagtgGACACTCTCccgttataggaagtgatcaccaTTTATAAAAACAGGAAGCTGTCACAGTTAACAAAAtgtaaaaagtgatcacttccaccctccccccccccccccaaaaaaaaaggaaaaaaaaaaccacttgtaaaaaaaaaaaaatctgcttaaaataaataaatagttgccttagggactcagcttttttaatctatattttatgaaggaaaattagttttactttattacataggggaTTGTAATTAGGGccagaacaaaaaacaaaacaaaaaaaaaaacagaaaaataacacctatatttcaaaataatatattgtcaccatactttgtgatagggacatcatttaaacggtttaataatcgggacaactgggcaaataaaatgtgttggttttatccacaggagaatgtttaattttaatactataatggctgaaaacagagaaataatgattttttttccattatgtttgtatttttcccattaaaatgcatttagaataaaaaaaaaaattcttagcaaaatatactacccgcagaaagcctaattggtggcgaaaaaaaacgaggtatagatcattttcttgtgataagtagtaataaagggaataaaagggaggagcactgacaggtgaaaattgctctggtccgttagggtaaaaacccctggaggtgaactggttaaatggtGTGACAGCCGGGACTaacaagcaaataaaatgtgtgggttgtatTTGTTGTAGCATTGCTTATTGTAAAACGATTGGTTATGGAATTGCAGAAAtagtgtctcttttttttttttaattaatatgaTTTTccatataaaatgcatagaaaataaagtaaatactgaaaacaagtatcgcccacaaaaagcctaatttgggacaaaaaacaaaaaaacaacaaggtatagatcattcagTTATGagaagtagtgaaaaagttattgtccaatgaatgggaggagcactgatagGGGAAATGGCTCTTGGCAGTAAAGGTAACAtggcctgtgggctgaagtggttaaagatatcaaaggttggagagtgacgggagtgttgtggagggcatTCTTCCCTGGGTGGTTACAGGTAACGTTCAAATAAGTCATTGTTCTTATTTTATACAATATCAAAGTGCATTAGCCACAAGTTACAGATTAAAATTGCTGCACACGagtgcgctccatgcaggtttggATATACACTCTTTCTAATATGTTTAGCGCACATCAATAAAACAGAGTCCCTTTATCATCATGAGTTCATACACAGATCATTACGTCTTTTGTCCTCTCATTGCCAATAACATAAGGCAGCACTTggatccaccaccaccaacacccttttGTGCGCAGACTCACCGGATGCTAGGCTGGTCAGACAAGCATGTCTCCAGGAGCCTCGGAGCCTCAGGGTCCTGGTGTCCACTCCAGGGGCCGTTAGCACATCATACAGCACTTCCTTAcgggaacaggaaaaaagggcgcaggcagctagtggacaaaaagggtgctgccattcactcccataataaatatcgagcaggaaaaaagggcgtcggagattaataacgttttacaaacggcacccagagatttttaatgttttataactgtgcttgtgatgatttacgtttagaaaatgcgcccgtgacgaataaagtttttaaaaatactaaacatatttatcctttttaaccactatctgtcaacactatttttttagtTTAGGTCCTAACTGTCCCCTGTTcccttctgatcaccccccccacccctcatattctccccagaccccccccccccccccccctgtgtactgtatgcatctatccccccctgtaataacccactgatcacccatcaatcaccccctgtcactgccacccatcaatcagcttctaacctgccccttgcgggcaatctgatcacccacccacaccatcagatcgcccgcagacccgacatcagatcatctcccaagtgcattgtttacatctgttctctcctctaaacacccaccaattacccatcaatcacccatcaatcacccatcaatcactcactgtcactgctacgcatcagatcagaccccaatctgcccctagggcacccaatcacccgcccacaccctcagaacgccctcagaccccagccctgatcacctcgccagtgcattgcttgcatctattccccccactaatcacaccttgagacacccatcaatcacctcctgtcaccacctgtcaccccctagcacacctacccatcagatcaggccccgatttgccccatgtgggctcctgatcactcggccaaactctcagatccccctcagacccccttccgatcacctccccagtgcattgattgcatctattttcccctctaatcaccccctgagacacccatcaatcacctcctgtcacccccctagcactcctatccatcagatcaggcccaatacaacctgtcatctaagaggccaccctacttatgaccagttccacaaaatgtgccccctcatagaccacctgtcatcaaaatttgcagatgcttatacccctgaacagtcattttgcgacatttggttcccagactactcctcacggttttgtgcccctaaaatgccagggcagtataggaactccacaagtgcccccattttagaaagacaccccaaggtattccgttaggtcggtgtatgatgagttcatagaagattttatattttgtcaaaagttagcggaaattgatttttattgtttttttttttcacaaagtgtcattttccactaacttttgacaaaatataaaatcttctatgaactcatcatacaccgacctaacagaataccttgggggtgtctttctaaaatggggtcatttgtggggtacctatactgccctggccttttaggggccctaaaccgtgagtagtcttgaaaccaaatgcctcaaaatgacccatgaataggacgttgggccccttagcgcacctaggctgaaataaagtgtcacacatgtggtatcgccgtactcagaagaagtagtataatgtgttttggggtgtatttttacacatacccatgctgggtgggagaaatagctctgtaaatagacaattgtgtgtaaaaaaaaaaatccaaaaattgtcatttacagagagatttctcccccccagcatgagtatatgtaaaaatacaccacaaaacacatacttctcctgagtatggctgtaccacatatgtggcacttttttgcaccctaactgcgctaaggggcccaaagtccaatgagtacctttaggatttcacaggtcattttgagaaatttggtttcaagtagtgttgggcgaacagtgttcgccactgttcgggttctgcagaacatcaccctgttcgggtgatgttcgagttcggccgaacacctgatggtgttcggccaaaccgttcggccacatggccgaactaagagcgcatggccgaacgttccccgaacgttcggctagcgctgtgattggccgaacgggtcacgtggttcggacccgaacgcgctctgattggccgaactgtcacatggttcgggtaaataaatacccgaaccacgtcatatctccgccatttgtctgtgggtttagctccagccacgctagccagggtccccccagtcattgtgtctctgctgggaatagt is a window of Hyperolius riggenbachi isolate aHypRig1 chromosome 6, aHypRig1.pri, whole genome shotgun sequence DNA encoding:
- the LOC137523142 gene encoding formyl peptide receptor-related sequence 4-like; the encoded protein is MNLSDGENGTSYIAPWDYGEIRNVNISEGDGIIPYWNSESVIVFTQYMSVVWYSVILVLGMIGNGLVIWIAGFKMKTVNATWFLNLAIADFVTSISLPLRIAEWVLYFRIPYDHFLCKSGITTLFINMLSSVCFMTVISVDRCVSIYCPVWMKIHRTRKKAAIVCALTWGFSLLASTPHIFYNHVLEDVSECYPKYVHFYEYTERKHRRAMFIIRNICMFSVPFTVISVSYILIFIKVRSVRKWKRSRRPSHIITAVVVSFFICWFPYNTWPLINVDEGYWKVDMIVTEISACMAYFSSCINPIIYVFICRDFKRNFIKSLLVIFERAFSERSDCECQELATTTCTNVRLNTSLL